The Patescibacteria group bacterium genome includes a window with the following:
- a CDS encoding type II secretion system GspH family protein: MQFNKKGFTLIELLIVIVILGILATAILSAINPIEQIRKANDAGKKSDAAELLNAYERYYTTFQAYPWAAAAPNHVLANAAGAFISELVLKNEVKPEFARRTNLGLLYVTQDATSLVHTCFVPESATSKAVATFTSACDGTLGTKGVAGNCICLPE; encoded by the coding sequence ATGCAATTTAATAAAAAAGGTTTTACGCTTATAGAGCTTTTGATTGTTATTGTTATCTTGGGTATTTTAGCAACAGCGATACTTTCGGCAATTAACCCAATAGAACAGATTAGAAAAGCCAACGACGCTGGCAAAAAAAGCGATGCGGCAGAGCTTTTGAACGCTTATGAGAGGTACTATACTACTTTCCAAGCGTATCCGTGGGCGGCGGCCGCTCCTAACCATGTTTTGGCTAATGCCGCGGGAGCGTTTATATCCGAATTAGTCTTAAAGAATGAGGTTAAGCCGGAGTTTGCGCGAAGAACTAATTTGGGGCTTTTGTATGTAACTCAAGACGCTACAAGTTTGGTGCATACCTGCTTTGTTCCTGAATCGGCAACATCTAAAGCGGTTGCTACATTTACATCGGCTTGCGATGGAACTTTGGGAACTAAGGGCGTAGCCGGAAACTGTATTTGTTTGCCGGAATGA
- a CDS encoding type II secretion system F family protein, whose translation MLYSYVAKNEKGTTISGNVESLNEKTAVSLLKERGLSVISLTKSEKNKGLDKFLSSLKKPSLNDKVNFTHQVATMVSSGLTLPQSLDLFNAQLKAGPFKDVVNEVAKDVEVGVSFSDALSKFSDVFPPTYISLVKAGEASGNLDVVLTRLADTLEKQRDFKAKVKGALIYPAIISIAMIGVFILIVVFVIPKLTSMYSSLNVELPLPTKIMIGLSDFFITKWYLIILIAILAVLGFNYYKKSKTGKYQLAKMSFRLPLFGKINKEKELTEFTRTLSLLVSAGVPIVESLYISSKAVGNVLYIDSIRNSAEKVEKGGPLSESIAADPNFPPIVSQMINVGQETGKMDEVLGKLSLYFENEVDRKLKNLSVALEPVIMIVLGLMVGVLILSIITPIYKLTSSF comes from the coding sequence ATGCTTTACAGCTATGTAGCAAAAAACGAAAAAGGGACTACTATTTCGGGAAATGTGGAGTCTCTAAACGAAAAGACAGCGGTGTCGCTTCTAAAAGAAAGAGGTCTTTCGGTTATTTCACTTACCAAAAGTGAAAAGAATAAAGGGTTAGATAAATTTTTAAGCTCCTTAAAAAAACCATCTCTTAACGATAAAGTTAATTTTACGCATCAGGTGGCTACGATGGTTTCTTCGGGTTTAACTTTGCCGCAATCTCTGGATTTGTTTAACGCGCAATTAAAAGCGGGTCCTTTTAAGGATGTTGTAAATGAGGTTGCTAAAGATGTTGAGGTGGGAGTTTCTTTTTCGGACGCTTTGTCTAAATTTTCAGATGTTTTTCCGCCCACTTACATAAGTTTGGTTAAAGCCGGCGAAGCTTCGGGTAATTTGGATGTGGTTTTAACGCGACTTGCCGATACTTTGGAAAAGCAAAGGGATTTTAAAGCGAAGGTTAAGGGCGCTTTAATTTATCCCGCTATTATTTCTATCGCTATGATAGGAGTTTTTATTCTTATTGTGGTTTTTGTTATCCCAAAGCTTACTTCTATGTATTCAAGCCTTAATGTGGAACTTCCCCTGCCTACCAAAATTATGATAGGGCTTTCGGATTTTTTTATCACTAAATGGTACTTGATTATTCTTATTGCAATTCTCGCCGTTTTAGGTTTTAATTATTATAAGAAATCTAAAACTGGAAAATACCAGTTAGCTAAAATGAGTTTTCGTCTGCCCTTGTTTGGAAAAATAAATAAAGAGAAAGAGCTTACCGAGTTCACCCGAACTTTAAGCCTTTTAGTGAGCGCGGGTGTTCCCATTGTTGAGTCTTTGTACATATCCTCAAAAGCCGTAGGCAATGTTTTATATATTGATTCCATAAGAAATTCCGCTGAAAAAGTTGAAAAGGGCGGACCTCTTTCTGAAAGTATTGCGGCGGACCCCAATTTTCCTCCTATTGTTTCTCAAATGATTAATGTTGGGCAAGAAACCGGCAAGATGGATGAGGTTTTAGGAAAACTTTCATTGTATTTTGAAAATGAAGTTGACCGAAAATTAAAAAATTTGTCGGTGGCTTTGGAACCTGTAATTATGATAGTTCTGGGATTGATGGTGGGGGTTTTGATTTTATCAATAATAACGCCGATTTATAAATTAACTAGTTCGTTTTAA